The sequence cttcgctatggttttttcccactgggttttcccaagcaaggttttaacgaggcaactgatgttgatatgtggacatccaaaggggagtgttgaaacCATTTGTAGTTGAAAACATTAGCTGATGAAACCATCGGCTATCTAATGAATGCCCACATAAGTTATTTGTCAATACCTACACAAATATGATGAAGACTTTGGAAACAAAATGTTGTAATTTCAAACTTTAAGAATTTGTCGTATGGATtcgctctataaatagagcactcctACTACCATCGATGTATATACAGAGAGAACATACAGAACGAAAGaaatctcttcctccatcttttatttgtcattcaCTTGAGCTATAGTTttagtgtgatattttacatCTGCTTCGTACCTATCTAAAAGGTTATCCCTCtaacttttacatatttataacacgttatcagcacgagtctCTAAATATAACTATTTCTCATTCCTCTTCGCCGAatgaaaataaattgattgaatgaaAAATTTCAGAAAAATCAACAAGAAACAAACCTGTTTATTGGATTCAGGTTTAGATTCAAATTCAGAGCTAGCACCATCTTTGGCAATGGCACTAGGGACTAATCATTATTGTACTGCTTTGGAGATCTTGAAATCGATGGAGGTGGCTGCGCTTGAGCTGGGGTCAAAGGGACAGCGGGTTCTATCATTTTTGGGGTCCAGAAGAGGAGGTGGGGACGATTAACAGAAAAAATAACGAAGGTTTGacattacaacacatttttaagatgaggtatgacattataATTTTTGATGAGGTATGCCTTATAATCAGTACAATATTGTTAGCCAAAATTCAACATGTCGTCAATCTTCAAAATTTCACTAACATTAAATTCAACATTCTTATTTGGTTACTGCGACTTGAAATTGTGCTTCGTACCAAGGGCTGGATGTAGGAATTTCATAAGTGGCATAAGCCAGGGACGAGGAAGGCAAGCCGAGAGCATCAGAAGTGGGGGAGACCTGCGAAGGGGTGGGTTAAGTGCAACTTCGATGGAGCTTGGAACAATAGAAGTAACCGGGGAGGTTTTGGGGTGGTGATTCGAAATCATTTAGGGGAGTGTCTTGTCGCTGCTATTGGGCCTATTGAGAAGGCAAACTCTGCATTGCATGTTGAATTCTTTGTAGCTCGTAAAGCTGCAATATTGGTGGGCACTATTTGTACGGTGGAGGGGAAGATTCAGTTCGATGGAGACTCTGTGTTGGTGTTGGCTGCCATGCAGGGGAGTGGGGACGACAACTCTACCTTAGGTCCTATAATCAGTGATCTGGGATGCCTTCTCATGGAGTGGTCGGATTCGGTGGTTAGTCATAGTCAACGGGAAGGGAACTCGGCAGCCTATCAACTTGCTCAGATGGAAATTAATAGTGCTAAGGAGGTAATGTGGTTTGAGGAGACTCTAGATTTGATTCAAGATATACTTCTAGGCGAGGGATTGTAATTCTTTACCATTGTTCATTTGAGGATAGTTCTCTTGTTGTGCAAGACACTATTTTCCTTCGACAGGGTTAAAATCCCCAGAAAGGTTTTTATCGAGGCCCATTATGCGCACTATCCTCAATTTGTATGAATTCTGATTTacttaatgaatatcgtacctttgcttcaaaaaaaaaaaaaaaaccatttttatttCAACCAGTAAGAGGATACAtctaaaataaaaactcaaaactacAGCCGAACCAATTTATTATACGATTCCATTCTATTTTCAACCATTTGATTATTCTTAAGAAACACTTAATTGTATTAATGGTTTCTGAACGTTACTCCTAGTTTAATTTTGGTCTCTAAACTCTCATATTAGTTTTTTAATCCTCGAACTCTACAGTGTGTTGTACCAttgatcattttcattaatgccatcattttttttttggttaaatttagGAATATATTAGGAACTTTATCCCACATcactaaaaatgaaaaaaaaaaatctaataaaccagattttttttgtgtgtaagAAAATTGAATACATAACCATTTTCTCCGTAGCTTAATATGTGATTTGTTAGTTATTTAAGTCCAACCACAATTCGATATCCTTTGAAATCGCATTGCCTAATATTTACAAGTTGCTAAAGTCCAACCATTTTCATTTTGTATCTTTATAGTTCAATTTTCATTTGCTTTAAGTTTTAGATATTAACTAGATAGTGATGTCCGTGTGTTGCTGGGGGATTATAAATTGGATGGATAATTATATTTCTAACATTGCagtatataaattttaattaataagtGTGTGCAAAGAAGCAATTTGTCATGATATAGTGAATATTTGCTAAACTATGCCATGAGATCGTCTTACTGGGGATGAAAAGAAATTTATACAAACAATTAGAAATCATATAACTGTAAATGCCAAGTCCTGTGATCTAATggttaaaaattatgtaaattgTTTTATCTATCAAGAAATGAAAAGCATATGGAAAGTGAGTAGTTACTTGAGCGAAGAGTTTAGATAATGATTTTAAGAGCGGCAAAAGTTTTGTTGGATTGTGCTGGTTGCAAAACATGTCTTCTTTTTGCACACAGAAAAGTTTCAAATGTATGTTAAGATTATTAGGCTAATTCAGATTTATAACATTTgaggcaaaaaataaaaaattgaaatagatATTCACTTTTTAACACTTGAAAAACTGTAAGCCAGTGGCTccaagatgaaaaaaaaaaccctacatAAACCCAAATCAACTAAGTTACAAAACAACTAAATATGCAAACAACATAATATTCTGTGTAGTGatctagtttttttattttgtaattaaatttgtttgtaccatacttgaccaatcccgaaactattgagcaccggtcaacgttataccgtcaaggacccataagagttttcctccaaccaagaggccaatcacagcgcgacatatgtcgacatcagaagccaatcatagcgcgatacGTGTCAAcgtcagaagtcaatcacaagacgacacgtgtcaatgtcagaacaaagctagaaacactcttttataaaaagagatcattctcccacaatttttgctaatatcatttgtactaaatcattcactagtactcactaaaggagagcttgaacctatgtacttgtgtaaacccttcacaattaatgagaactcctctaccccgtggacgtagccaatctgggtgaaccacgtacatcttgtgtttgcatccctatctctatccatttacatacttatccacactagtgaccggagcaatctagcgaagatcacaaacttaacactttcgtggtaccaaagtcctcactgattttgtgcatcaacaaaatttaaTCTCAAATTTTTGCCCAACAATGGAACCATCAGAGATTGTGCAACAAGAGTTTAGCAAACACCATAAGAGAATGGGGATAAATTGAATAGTAATACATACACATCTATCTATATAGTACAACTAAAAGAAACTAAACATGTAACATAATTTCTTACATGTTAGTAGAGAAATTAAACCCTAATATGTTAGTAGAGAACAATTTCTTACATGTTTCAATATATCCAGAAAAATGGTTCTTTTTCCTTAATGACATGGACACCTGCAACACCCctatagaaataaaaaaaaaaaaaacttgaaaaattaAAGGGAAATGATTAGACCCAATACTCTCtaatgaattggcaaattgaatTGGGGTTTAGATAAATTGGCAAGAATAAAAATAGTGCATTCAAATACATGAACATAAGATATtagaacaacaacaaaatcatgagAATTCAACTTTCTAATAAACTCTGGatcccaaaacaaaatgaattATCCCTTCTCTATTTCCTTAGCTAGCCACCACTCTCAAAATTCCTCAATCCCTTATATCTCACAATGATAAACACATGCATGTCCATTTCAGCTCTTAAACTCGAAAGAAATGTTAGGGTTTCTTATTTTCTTACacaaatccaccaatttgaatcaaatctcTGTAACATAGATGTGCAACTATCAATGGTTCTTCTTCCGCATCTTTTTCAGAAGAATAGAACCAACTGTACAAAGGCTAAAATTGTTTCTCAGTACCATTTGGCATCTACATCCAAAATATTGAAGAAATGAACTTAATGATTATGCAATGCAAGTGTGATATGGTTGATTGGTGCTTGATGTGAAGGACATTCAACCACGTTTTAAGATGCAATTTGGACCAAGAAATGAGAATGACGAATATGTGCTATGATGAGCGAGATTATATAATTGCTAAAATTTTGGATTGAAGAAAATATAGTACTTACATAGAGAAAAAGGTTCACCTTGAACACTCCATGTCCAGTGAATGAGAAACTCACTATGAAAGTTGCAAAGAAAAGATTAAATGGCATGAACTCAACGCATTTTGTCTTGATCAccaaattttgaagaaaaaaagggcATGAGTGAGAACAAATTCAACCATCTAAGAACAATCTGAATGAGGATCATTCGACACAAAGTTATGATGACAATCAATGGCAAACATACATGAAAATTAGTGAAGCAATACTCAAGTATCCAACGAATAATTGCCTCCCATTGTAGGTAGTCCAAGAACTTAAGCTGACAAAGACAATGGACACCAATAGAACAAAAACTGCAATTAATTAACAGTGTCAATATCCTCATCTACAATAAACATTTTAAAGAACAACAAATAGTTAGTAATGTAGAGTTGTAAAAGGTACCTTAATAAGAAGAGATGCATGTAGAGCTCTTTCAGCATAAGAAATGAAAATGCTCAAGTAGGCTTACTAGAAGGCAGTCGAACTGAATTAGAACATTcaacaaaattattttgttaactTGTCCATGATAAATCTGTTAAATGTTCACCTAGAATAGAACATCAATGATTCAATAATCAGTAGGGAAGTGCAAAATATTGAATATTAATTCAGTCCAGGAACTAAAAATTTCATAAATGGTTCTTAAATATTGAAccctaaaagttaaaacatcaAAGATAACATATTTGAACAATGAAAGATCAAATTCACCTTcggcgagaatcgaacttaagacctcttacttgcaactgaagaggaataccactaaatcgtagtactaaatatttgtaatttttaaaacatgagATATGAAATTGTGATTCGACTCATAATTAAAGTAATTTTGTATAATTACCATAAAACAGTGATTTCAATTGTTAAAGATTTGAAAATTGTAAATGACTCAATCTCTTTttgaaaattacataaagtcTTGACAAGTTAAATCACGTGGGTCTCACATGACCATGGATGTATGCAGGAATTTTCAAGCACTTATAATCATATACTTTAGGGCCGGGCATTGTTCAGGTTGGAttgatttcacaaaaaaaattgcGACCAAACCAATGACATTATAatagtttttctttcttttgcctTTTTTTACAATATTGTTAGCCAAAATTCAACATGTCGTCAATCTTCAAAATTTCACTAACATTAAATTCAACATTCTTATCTAGTTACCGCCGCTTGAAATTATGCTTTGTACCGAGGGCTGGATGTAGGAATTTCATAAGTGGCACAAGCCAGTGGTGAGGAAGGCAAGCCGAGAGCATCAGAAGTGGGGGAGACCTGCGGAGGGATGGGTTAAGTGCAACTTCGATGGAGCTTGGAACAATAGAAGTAACCGGGGAGGTTTTGGGGTGGTGATTTGAAATCATTTGAGGGAGTGTCTTGTCGCTGCTGTTGGGCCCATTGAGAGGGTAAACTCTGCATTGCATGCTGAATTCTTTGTAGCTCGTAGAGCTGCAATATTGGTGGGCACTATTTGTACAGTGGAGGGGAAGATTCAGTTCGATGGAGACTCTGCGTTCGTGTTGGCTTCCACGCAGGGGAGTGGGGACGACAACTCTGCCTTAGGTCCTACAATCAATGATTTGGGATGCCTTCTCATGGAGTGGTCGATTCAGTGGTTAGTCATATTCAACGAGAAGGGAACTCAGCAGCCTATCAGCTTGCTCGGTTGGGAATTAATAGTGCTCATGAGGTAATGTGGTTTGAGGAGCCTCTAGATTTGATCTAAGAtatacttctagaggaggggttGTAATTCTTTTCCATTGTTCATTTGAGGGTAGTTCTCTTGTTGTGCAAGACACTTTTTTCCTTCGACTGGATTAAAATCTCCAGAAAGGGTTTATCAAGGCCCATTATGCGCACTATCCTCAATTTGTACGAATTCTAATTTacttaatgaatatcgtaccttcgcttaaaaaaaaaaaaaccatttttatttCAACCAGTAAGAGGATACAtctaaaataaaaactcaaaactacAGCCGAACCAATTTATTTTACGATTCCATTCGATTTTCAACCATTTGATTATTCTTAAGAAACACTTAATTGTACCAATGGTTTCTGAACATTACTCCTAGTTTAATTTTGGTCTCTAAACTCTCATATTAGTTTTTTAGTCTTCGAACTCTACAATGTGTTGTACCATTGACCATTTTCATTAacgccatcattttttttttgttaaatttaggAGTATATTAGGAACTTTATCCCACGTCACTAAAaatgacaacaaaaaaaatctaataaaccagaattttttttttgtgtgtaagAAAATGGAATACATAACCATTTTCTCTGTAGCTTAATATGTGATTTGTTAGTTATTTAAGTCCAACCACAGTTCGATCTCCTTTGAAATCGCATTCCCTAATATTTACAAGTTGCTGAAGTCCAACCATTttcattttgtgtttttatagttcaattttcatttgttttaagttttagataTTAACTAGATAGTGATGTCCGCGTGTTGCTGGGGGATTATAAATTGGATGGATAATTATATTTCTAACATTGCagtatataaattttaattaataagtGTGTGCAAAGAAGCAATTTGTCATGATATAGTGAATATTTGCTAAACTATGCCATGAGATCATCTTACTGGGGATGAAAAGAAATTTATACAAACAATTAGAAATCATATAACTGTAAATGTCAAGTCCTGTGATCTAATggttaaaaattatgtaaattgTTTTATCTATCAAGA is a genomic window of Malus domestica chromosome 09, GDT2T_hap1 containing:
- the LOC139187811 gene encoding uncharacterized protein: MDVIIAYLYGELDTDIYMKVPEGLKSPETANKSQGLDSNSELAPSLAMALGTNHYCTALEILKSMEVAALELGSKGQREFHKWHKPGTRKASREHQKWGRPAKGWVKCNFDGAWNNRSNRGGFGVVIRNHLGECLVAAIGPIEKANSALHVEFFVARKAAILVGTICTVEGKIQFDGDSVLVLAAMQGSGDDNSTLGPIISDLGCLLMEWSDSVVSHSQREGNSAAYQLAQMEINSAKEVMWFEETLDLIQDILLGEGL